One Luteibacter sp. 9135 DNA segment encodes these proteins:
- a CDS encoding glycosyltransferase family 2 protein, producing MAPALRISVVLCTCDGQAYLAEQLSTLLTQSRLPDEVIIGDDDSTDGTWTIVQDFAVLARTRGVTVQAVRRPRRLGYVANFSASLAQSSGDLVFLCDQDDAWHPDKIATLAARFLADPALTFLHSDARLVTADGADMGCGLFEALELSAIERGLIDGGEALRVYLRRNIATGATAAFRRELLARALPVPSAWVHDAWIATLAAATGKVDFIDDPLIDYRQHDGNQIGMRSRTWRTRLAEFRMPRGDELRAAVARIDALDERLDTEGAPDGVQNDIDATRRHLERRLSIGTRAPLFRVPSVAWEWLTGAYTRFATGTRTALRDLLRKG from the coding sequence ATGGCGCCTGCCTTGCGTATTTCCGTCGTGCTTTGCACATGCGATGGCCAGGCTTACCTTGCGGAACAGCTCAGTACGCTGCTGACGCAGAGCCGCCTGCCTGATGAGGTGATCATCGGTGATGACGACTCGACGGACGGCACATGGACCATCGTCCAGGACTTCGCCGTGCTGGCGCGGACGCGGGGTGTCACCGTGCAGGCGGTACGTCGCCCCCGCCGGCTGGGCTATGTCGCCAACTTCTCCGCTTCGCTGGCGCAGTCCTCGGGCGATCTGGTCTTCCTGTGCGATCAGGACGACGCATGGCATCCGGACAAGATCGCCACGCTGGCAGCGCGTTTCCTCGCCGATCCGGCGCTGACCTTCCTGCACAGCGATGCCCGTCTGGTTACCGCGGATGGGGCGGACATGGGCTGCGGCCTGTTCGAGGCGCTTGAACTGTCCGCGATCGAACGGGGCCTCATCGACGGCGGCGAAGCGCTGCGTGTCTACCTGCGCCGGAACATCGCCACGGGGGCTACGGCGGCGTTCCGCCGCGAGTTGTTGGCTCGTGCCTTGCCCGTGCCCTCTGCCTGGGTACACGACGCATGGATCGCTACTCTCGCCGCAGCGACGGGCAAGGTCGATTTCATCGACGATCCGCTGATCGACTACCGCCAGCATGACGGCAACCAGATCGGCATGCGGTCCCGTACGTGGCGCACCCGTCTGGCCGAATTCCGGATGCCGCGTGGGGACGAATTGCGTGCGGCCGTCGCGCGCATCGACGCGCTGGATGAGCGCCTCGATACCGAAGGCGCCCCCGACGGCGTGCAAAACGACATCGATGCCACGCGACGGCATCTCGAGCGACGCCTGAGCATCGGCACGCGCGCTCCGCTTTTCCGCGTGCCGTCGGTGGCCTGGGAATGGCTGACCGGCGCCTACACGCGTTTTGCCACGGGCACGCGAACGGCGTTGCGCGACCTGTTGAGGAAGGGATGA
- a CDS encoding electron transfer flavoprotein-ubiquinone oxidoreductase, whose protein sequence is MSDRETMEYDVVVVGAGPAGLAFAMRAKQLNPDTSVCVIEKASTIGAQILSGAVIETGPLDRLLPDWRTAPPPICVPVTTDEFWLLRDHASGTKLPVTPPQMNNHGNVIVSLGALCAWLAPQAEALGVDVFPGYAAAEALFDDAGAVNGVRIGDMGVARDGTHKPGYTEGIDIRAKVTVLAEGCRGHITKSLIRQFALDKDSDPQTYGIGIKELWQLPPGRGQPGKVVHTAGWPLANDTYGGSFLYHMENDRVAIGFVAGLDYPDPMFSPFEAFQQFKHHANVKGLLDGGTIVSAGARAIVEGGFQSLPKVEMPGAVLIGDSAGLVNVPKIKGTHQAIASGMLAAEHLLGNALSPAGWDAKLRDSAVMSELKKVRNIRPGFNKGLWWGLINAAWETVTGGRSPWTLKNHADWSALQKLGEYEAPKTDYVDRTLPPRDRLASVYFAATEHDEDQPVHLKVLDTSICVDRCTTEYGNPCERFCPAGVYEMVQDEGGRRLQINSANCVHCKTCDIKDPYEIITWVTPEGGSGPNYQNL, encoded by the coding sequence ATGAGCGACCGCGAGACCATGGAATACGACGTCGTCGTCGTCGGGGCCGGCCCCGCCGGCCTGGCGTTCGCGATGCGTGCGAAACAACTCAACCCCGACACGTCGGTCTGCGTCATCGAAAAAGCCTCGACGATCGGTGCGCAGATACTGTCCGGCGCCGTGATCGAAACCGGGCCGCTGGATCGGTTGCTGCCGGATTGGCGCACGGCGCCGCCGCCCATCTGCGTGCCGGTGACCACCGACGAATTCTGGCTGCTGCGCGACCACGCCTCCGGCACGAAACTTCCGGTCACGCCGCCGCAGATGAACAACCACGGCAACGTGATCGTCAGCCTGGGCGCGCTCTGCGCGTGGCTGGCGCCGCAGGCCGAAGCGCTAGGCGTGGACGTATTTCCCGGCTATGCCGCCGCCGAGGCCCTGTTCGACGACGCGGGCGCGGTGAACGGCGTGCGTATCGGCGACATGGGCGTGGCGCGCGACGGCACGCACAAGCCCGGCTACACCGAGGGCATCGACATCCGCGCGAAGGTCACCGTGCTGGCCGAAGGCTGCCGCGGTCACATCACCAAATCGTTGATCCGGCAGTTCGCCCTGGACAAGGACAGCGACCCGCAGACCTACGGCATCGGCATCAAGGAACTGTGGCAGCTGCCGCCCGGCCGCGGCCAACCCGGCAAGGTGGTGCATACCGCCGGCTGGCCGCTGGCCAACGACACCTACGGCGGCAGCTTTCTTTACCACATGGAAAACGACCGCGTGGCGATCGGCTTCGTCGCCGGCCTGGACTACCCGGACCCGATGTTCTCGCCGTTCGAGGCCTTCCAGCAGTTCAAGCACCACGCGAACGTGAAGGGCCTGCTCGACGGCGGCACCATCGTCTCCGCCGGCGCGCGCGCCATCGTCGAGGGCGGTTTCCAGTCGCTGCCGAAGGTGGAGATGCCGGGCGCGGTGCTCATCGGGGACTCCGCAGGACTGGTCAACGTCCCAAAGATCAAGGGCACGCACCAGGCGATCGCCTCGGGCATGCTCGCGGCCGAACATCTCCTGGGCAACGCGCTCAGCCCGGCCGGCTGGGACGCGAAGCTGCGCGATTCCGCCGTCATGAGCGAGTTGAAGAAGGTCCGCAATATCCGGCCCGGTTTCAACAAGGGGCTGTGGTGGGGATTGATCAATGCCGCGTGGGAAACCGTGACCGGCGGTCGTTCGCCCTGGACACTGAAGAACCACGCCGACTGGTCGGCGCTGCAGAAGCTGGGCGAGTACGAGGCACCGAAGACGGATTATGTCGACCGCACCTTGCCCCCGCGCGATCGCCTGGCCAGCGTGTATTTCGCGGCCACCGAGCACGACGAGGACCAGCCGGTGCACCTGAAGGTGCTGGATACCTCCATCTGTGTGGATCGCTGCACGACGGAATACGGCAACCCGTGCGAACGGTTCTGCCCGGCCGGCGTCTACGAGATGGTGCAGGACGAAGGTGGGCGTCGCCTGCAGATCAACTCGGCCAACTGCGTGCACTGCAAGACGTGCGACATCAAGGACCCGTACGAGATCATCACCTGGGTCACGCCCGAAGGCGGCTCGGGCCCGAACTACCAGAACCTGTAG
- a CDS encoding electron transfer flavoprotein subunit beta/FixA family protein yields MKILVGYKRVVDYNVRIQVKPDGTGVVTDGVKLSANPFDDIALEEALRLREKGVADEVIVVGIGPADLTAHLRNGLAMGANRAIHVQTTEAIAPLTAARTFLKLIEKEQPGLVILGKQAIDDDANQTGQMLAALWDRPQATFAGKVEIADGKATVTREVDAGLETIEADLPAVITTDLRLNEPRFIKLPDIMKAKSKPIDVIELDSLGVDAADHIKTTHYAAPPKRSKGVMVKDAAELVAALKQKGLL; encoded by the coding sequence ATGAAGATTCTGGTCGGCTACAAGCGCGTCGTGGACTACAACGTCCGCATTCAGGTCAAGCCGGACGGCACGGGCGTCGTGACCGACGGCGTGAAGCTCTCCGCCAACCCGTTCGACGATATCGCCCTGGAAGAGGCCCTGCGCCTGCGCGAGAAGGGCGTCGCCGACGAGGTGATCGTGGTGGGCATCGGTCCGGCCGACCTGACCGCCCACCTGCGCAACGGCCTGGCCATGGGCGCCAACCGTGCCATCCACGTCCAGACCACGGAGGCCATCGCCCCGCTGACCGCCGCCCGCACCTTCCTCAAGCTGATAGAGAAGGAGCAGCCGGGGCTGGTCATCCTGGGCAAGCAGGCCATCGACGACGACGCCAACCAGACCGGCCAGATGCTGGCGGCCCTGTGGGACCGTCCGCAGGCCACCTTCGCCGGCAAGGTCGAGATCGCCGACGGCAAGGCCACGGTCACGCGTGAGGTCGACGCCGGCCTGGAGACCATCGAGGCCGACCTGCCCGCGGTGATCACCACGGACCTGCGCCTCAACGAACCGCGATTCATCAAGCTGCCCGACATCATGAAAGCCAAGTCCAAGCCGATCGACGTGATCGAGCTGGACTCGCTGGGCGTCGATGCGGCAGACCACATCAAGACCACCCACTACGCCGCCCCGCCCAAGCGCAGCAAGGGCGTCATGGTGAAGGACGCCGCCGAACTCGTCGCGGCCCTCAAACAGAAGGGCCTGCTGTAA
- a CDS encoding UbiA family prenyltransferase, with translation MAVENAAKTGIPLCVDLDGTLIRSDLLIESALALLAQHPLAIFSMLGWLLRGKAHLKREIARRVQLDPVALPYNHELIDWLRDQRAHRHVVLCTASDVTLATPVADHAAVFDEVMASDGQVNLSGANKAKALVERFGEKAFDYIGNAPVDLAVWKHAHAALVVEQGETLSKAAARVAPVEKRFTVRSGGIKAWAKALRVHQWIKNVLVFLPLLASHRVLELDRVAAALLAFVCFGLCASSVYLTNDLLDLPSDRQHHRKRNRPFAAGTLPLIAGPIAAVLLLIAGFGLAFFVSHLFVGVLLGYYILTTAYSIRLKRIMMLDVVVLATLYTTRILAGTAAIHTKPSFWLLAFSMFIFLSLAMVKRYTELLALQKKGQVKASGRGYDVEDIPLIQSLGGSSGYLAVLVLALYVDSTASMSLYDHPHYLWMLCPLLLYWISRTWAIAHRGIMHDDPVVFAVMDRTSQILGVIAAVIVAAAV, from the coding sequence ATGGCGGTGGAAAACGCGGCAAAGACGGGTATCCCGCTTTGCGTCGACCTGGATGGCACGCTCATCCGCTCCGATTTGCTGATCGAGTCGGCACTGGCGCTGCTGGCGCAGCATCCGCTGGCCATCTTCTCGATGCTGGGCTGGCTGCTCCGGGGCAAGGCCCACCTGAAGCGCGAGATCGCGCGGCGCGTGCAGCTGGATCCGGTCGCCCTGCCCTACAACCACGAGCTGATCGACTGGCTGCGCGATCAACGCGCCCATCGTCACGTGGTGCTGTGCACCGCCTCGGACGTGACCCTCGCCACACCCGTCGCCGACCACGCGGCTGTGTTCGACGAGGTGATGGCCAGCGACGGCCAGGTCAACCTGTCCGGTGCCAACAAGGCAAAGGCGCTGGTGGAACGCTTCGGCGAGAAAGCCTTCGATTACATCGGTAACGCGCCCGTAGACCTCGCCGTGTGGAAGCACGCCCACGCGGCCCTGGTCGTGGAGCAGGGCGAGACCCTGTCGAAAGCCGCGGCACGCGTCGCCCCGGTGGAAAAACGCTTCACCGTGCGTAGCGGCGGCATCAAGGCCTGGGCGAAAGCCCTGCGTGTGCACCAGTGGATCAAGAACGTGCTGGTCTTCCTGCCGTTGCTGGCCTCGCATCGCGTGCTGGAACTCGATCGCGTCGCGGCGGCCCTGCTGGCCTTCGTCTGCTTCGGCCTGTGCGCCTCGAGCGTCTACCTGACCAACGACCTGCTCGACCTGCCGTCGGACCGCCAGCACCATCGCAAGCGCAACCGCCCGTTCGCGGCGGGTACGCTGCCGCTGATCGCCGGACCCATCGCCGCAGTGCTGCTGCTGATCGCCGGTTTCGGCCTGGCCTTCTTCGTCTCGCACCTGTTCGTCGGCGTGCTGCTGGGTTACTACATCCTCACCACGGCCTACTCGATCCGGTTGAAGCGGATCATGATGCTCGACGTGGTTGTGCTGGCCACGCTGTATACGACACGCATCCTCGCCGGCACGGCAGCGATCCACACCAAGCCGTCGTTCTGGCTGCTGGCCTTCTCGATGTTCATCTTCCTCAGCCTGGCGATGGTCAAGCGCTACACCGAGTTGCTGGCGCTGCAGAAGAAGGGCCAGGTGAAGGCCAGCGGGCGTGGCTACGATGTCGAAGACATTCCGCTGATCCAGTCCCTGGGCGGCTCCAGCGGCTACCTTGCCGTGCTGGTGCTGGCACTTTATGTGGACAGCACGGCCAGCATGTCGCTCTACGACCACCCGCATTATTTGTGGATGCTGTGCCCGCTGCTGCTTTACTGGATCAGCCGCACCTGGGCGATCGCCCACCGCGGGATCATGCACGACGACCCGGTGGTGTTCGCCGTGATGGACCGCACCAGCCAGATCCTCGGCGTGATCGCGGCGGTGATCGTCGCAGCGGCCGTCTGA
- a CDS encoding electron transfer flavoprotein subunit alpha/FixB family protein → MSKILVIAEHLDGKLNGATARAVSAASAVKPDTIDVIVLSDAPDAVAAEAAKIDGVSKVLTVARAENAHALAAVLAPQIAKAAAGYSHVFLPSTTFGKDLAPRVAALLGVSQVSDVMTVEGPHSFKRPIYAGNAIVTVEVDAASTVVATIRTASWPAAAANGSAPVEALTVEATLPSHTRFVGLQQGKSDRPDLQGAAKVVSGGRGVGSKENFEIVYAFADKIGAAVGASRAAVDAGYVPNEMQVGQTGKIIAPELYIAIGISGAIQHLTGIKDAGTIVAINKDGEAPIFEIADIGLVGDLFKILPELEAALG, encoded by the coding sequence ATGTCCAAGATCCTCGTTATCGCCGAGCACCTCGACGGCAAGCTGAACGGTGCTACCGCCCGCGCCGTCAGTGCCGCCTCGGCCGTGAAGCCCGACACCATCGACGTCATCGTGCTGTCCGACGCCCCCGACGCGGTTGCCGCCGAGGCGGCGAAGATCGACGGCGTCAGCAAGGTGCTGACCGTGGCCCGCGCCGAGAACGCCCACGCGCTGGCTGCCGTGCTCGCGCCGCAGATCGCCAAGGCGGCCGCGGGTTACAGCCACGTGTTCCTACCCTCGACCACCTTCGGCAAGGATCTGGCGCCGCGCGTGGCCGCCCTGCTGGGCGTGTCCCAGGTCAGCGACGTAATGACCGTGGAGGGGCCGCACAGCTTCAAGCGCCCCATCTACGCCGGCAACGCCATCGTTACCGTGGAAGTGGATGCCGCCTCCACGGTCGTCGCCACCATCCGCACCGCGTCGTGGCCCGCGGCCGCCGCCAACGGGTCGGCCCCGGTCGAGGCGCTGACCGTCGAGGCCACCCTGCCCTCGCACACCCGCTTTGTCGGGCTGCAGCAGGGCAAGAGCGACCGTCCGGACCTGCAGGGTGCCGCCAAGGTGGTTTCCGGGGGCCGTGGCGTGGGCTCGAAGGAAAACTTCGAGATCGTCTACGCCTTCGCCGACAAGATCGGCGCGGCCGTGGGCGCCTCGCGCGCGGCCGTGGATGCCGGCTACGTGCCCAACGAGATGCAGGTCGGCCAGACCGGCAAGATCATCGCGCCGGAGCTGTACATCGCCATCGGCATCTCCGGCGCCATCCAGCACCTGACGGGCATCAAGGACGCGGGTACCATCGTCGCCATCAACAAGGACGGCGAGGCGCCGATCTTCGAAATTGCCGACATCGGCCTGGTCGGCGATCTGTTCAAGATCCTGCCCGAGTTGGAAGCCGCCCTCGGCTGA
- a CDS encoding alpha-ketoglutarate-dependent dioxygenase AlkB family protein: MTAAWQPVDLPGAEVDIAPAWLPRDEADALLASLLATLPWEVHRIRMFGRQVDSPRLSAWIGDADAAYRYSGTRFVPHPWLAPLRMLRDRVATACGTSFNSVLANLYRNGADRMGWHSDDEPELGPEPIIASVSLGAPRTFRFRHTAGGPAVAVELPHGSLLRMAGATQRLYKHELPARRRVDAPRINLTFRQVAPPAPGSRR, from the coding sequence CTGACCGCCGCGTGGCAACCGGTCGATCTGCCGGGCGCCGAGGTGGATATCGCGCCGGCATGGTTGCCGCGCGACGAAGCGGATGCGCTGCTGGCGTCGCTGCTCGCCACCTTGCCGTGGGAGGTCCATCGCATCCGCATGTTCGGGCGGCAGGTGGATTCACCTCGCCTGAGTGCGTGGATCGGTGACGCCGACGCCGCCTATCGTTATTCGGGCACACGCTTCGTACCGCATCCGTGGCTGGCTCCACTGCGCATGTTGCGGGACCGCGTGGCGACCGCATGCGGTACTTCCTTCAACAGCGTGCTTGCCAACCTCTACCGTAACGGTGCCGACCGGATGGGCTGGCACAGCGATGACGAGCCGGAGCTCGGCCCCGAGCCGATCATCGCGTCGGTGAGCCTGGGCGCGCCACGGACGTTTCGTTTTCGCCACACGGCAGGTGGCCCGGCCGTGGCGGTGGAGCTGCCGCACGGCAGCCTGTTGCGCATGGCTGGCGCAACGCAACGCTTATATAAGCATGAGTTGCCGGCCCGACGGCGCGTGGACGCGCCACGGATCAACCTGACGTTCCGCCAGGTGGCACCGCCTGCTCCAGGGTCCAGGCGGTGA
- a CDS encoding ABC-type transport auxiliary lipoprotein family protein yields the protein MRLARFAVPLCLALLAGCSILPKAESPRVYLLPAAPAARPATTTSVTWTLRIATPTAPRALDSARIAVVPEANTISVYAGARWADSVPHLVRDRLADAFRDTGRVRAIGTDDGNLGADYELDGSLAAFQTEYIDGKPTVVIRFDAIVAGTRKHQMVGARRFEVREPVDGKAVPQVVEAFGRAMDTLARQITAWTLEQAVPPGGTSG from the coding sequence ATGAGACTGGCCCGCTTCGCCGTTCCGCTATGCCTTGCCTTGCTGGCCGGCTGCTCGATCCTGCCCAAGGCCGAATCGCCCCGTGTCTACCTGCTGCCCGCGGCACCGGCGGCGCGTCCGGCGACCACGACGAGCGTGACCTGGACGTTGCGCATCGCCACCCCCACCGCACCGCGCGCGCTCGACAGCGCACGCATCGCCGTGGTGCCCGAAGCCAATACCATCAGCGTCTATGCCGGCGCGCGCTGGGCCGACAGCGTGCCGCACCTCGTGCGCGACCGGCTTGCCGATGCCTTCCGCGATACCGGCCGCGTGCGCGCCATCGGCACCGACGACGGCAATCTCGGCGCCGACTACGAACTGGACGGCAGCCTGGCCGCGTTCCAGACCGAGTACATCGACGGCAAGCCGACCGTGGTGATCCGTTTCGATGCCATCGTCGCCGGCACGCGCAAGCACCAAATGGTCGGCGCGCGCCGCTTCGAGGTACGCGAGCCGGTCGACGGCAAGGCCGTACCACAGGTGGTCGAGGCATTCGGTCGGGCGATGGACACGCTGGCCCGCCAGATCACCGCCTGGACCCTGGAGCAGGCGGTGCCACCTGGCGGAACGTCAGGTTGA
- a CDS encoding glycosyltransferase family 2 protein: MTPTVSVVVCTYNGSAYVEQQFASLLAQSRLPDQIVIADDASSDGTPKAIERFAARCRGQGVEVVIRLRPANVGFIANFADALTLATGDLIFLCDQDDRWHEEKLARMAATLAEEPDLTLLFTDARLVDAAGAPLGQTLFDALELLPADWHALRSGRAFPVLLRRAVVTGATTAFRQPLVRRALPVPPGWIHDEWLATVAALTGRILPLSSPLIDYRQHGGNQIGMRKRTWRQRIADLFLPRNALLIRGLERMAALDERFAEDATIPLASRQMVAERMRHFRRRVAIGSRPRYARWPDLWSEWRGGGYGRHGNGLSSVLRDALRKH, encoded by the coding sequence ATGACGCCGACCGTCAGCGTGGTGGTGTGCACCTACAACGGATCGGCCTATGTGGAGCAGCAATTCGCCAGCCTGTTGGCCCAGTCGCGCCTGCCCGACCAGATCGTGATCGCGGACGATGCCTCTTCGGACGGCACGCCCAAGGCCATCGAGCGGTTCGCGGCGCGTTGCCGTGGTCAGGGCGTGGAGGTCGTGATTCGCCTGCGGCCGGCCAACGTCGGTTTCATCGCCAACTTCGCCGATGCGCTCACGTTGGCGACGGGCGATCTCATATTCCTTTGCGACCAGGACGATCGGTGGCATGAGGAAAAACTGGCGCGGATGGCCGCGACCCTCGCCGAGGAGCCCGACCTGACCCTGCTGTTCACCGATGCCCGCCTGGTCGATGCGGCCGGCGCCCCGCTGGGGCAGACATTGTTCGACGCGCTCGAACTGCTTCCGGCCGACTGGCATGCCCTGCGCTCCGGCCGCGCGTTTCCGGTGCTGCTGCGACGTGCGGTGGTCACCGGGGCGACGACGGCGTTCCGGCAGCCGCTGGTGCGTCGTGCGCTGCCCGTGCCCCCGGGCTGGATCCATGACGAATGGCTGGCCACCGTGGCGGCGCTGACCGGGCGCATCCTGCCGCTGTCGTCCCCGTTGATCGATTACCGGCAGCATGGCGGCAACCAGATCGGGATGCGCAAGCGCACGTGGCGCCAGCGGATCGCCGACCTGTTCCTTCCGCGCAACGCGCTGCTCATCCGGGGGCTGGAGCGCATGGCCGCCCTGGACGAACGTTTCGCCGAGGACGCGACGATCCCGCTCGCCTCGCGCCAGATGGTCGCCGAGCGCATGCGTCATTTCCGGCGACGCGTGGCGATCGGTTCCCGCCCGCGTTACGCGCGATGGCCCGACCTGTGGTCGGAATGGCGTGGCGGTGGGTATGGCCGGCACGGCAACGGCCTGTCGTCGGTACTACGCGACGCATTGAGGAAGCATTGA
- a CDS encoding amidase yields MNTMPPVADTDMRRATLLQILHWLAIGRVQPQALSDVYQNAIERLNPRLNAFVDYSVSLIQEQALAADRRRRDGVIGRLDGIPIAIKDNFDVAGVPTRAGMRRRSVVPDEDAHVVARLRASGAVLLGKTNMDEGALGLTTNNPVHGATHNPHRLGYTAGGSSGGAAAAVASGMAVAAIGSDSLGSIRVPASYCGIYALKPTHGEISARGLVPAARRLDAVGLLARGVDDLTVLLQTLAGYDADDPRSRRRRVAFSPPDWEPGNLRAGFLPDLAAIGVEQDVIDVFEAALARLQGELGERRQVDFSDWDFARTRRAGLLLMEAEMIHTFAAELADEAYPVSAGFRDMVGFATRKSAADYAAADGVLDAATLKMRRLFAQVDVLVLPTTPQGAFPLDGPVPASQADLCGFASLAGCPAVSIPMGTLANGMPIGMQLVGARGSDLRLLELAAVCASSLDAEPAYPVEPA; encoded by the coding sequence ATGAATACGATGCCGCCGGTGGCCGACACCGACATGCGCCGCGCCACGCTGTTGCAAATACTGCATTGGCTGGCTATCGGCAGGGTGCAACCGCAAGCCCTGTCCGATGTCTACCAGAACGCCATCGAGCGCCTCAATCCGCGCCTGAATGCGTTCGTCGATTACAGCGTCTCGCTGATCCAGGAACAGGCCCTGGCCGCGGATCGTCGCCGTCGCGACGGCGTCATCGGGCGCCTGGACGGCATCCCTATCGCGATCAAGGACAACTTCGACGTGGCCGGCGTGCCCACACGTGCCGGCATGCGGCGGCGCAGCGTCGTGCCCGACGAAGATGCGCACGTGGTGGCGCGCCTGCGCGCGTCGGGCGCCGTTCTACTGGGCAAGACCAACATGGACGAGGGCGCACTGGGCCTCACCACCAACAATCCCGTGCATGGCGCAACGCACAACCCGCACCGGCTCGGTTACACCGCGGGCGGTTCGTCCGGCGGCGCGGCGGCGGCCGTGGCCTCGGGCATGGCGGTGGCGGCCATCGGTTCGGACAGCCTCGGCTCCATCCGCGTGCCGGCCAGCTATTGCGGCATCTATGCGCTGAAGCCGACCCACGGCGAGATATCGGCGCGGGGCTTGGTGCCGGCGGCGCGTCGCCTCGACGCGGTGGGCCTGCTGGCGCGCGGGGTAGACGACCTTACCGTGCTACTGCAGACGTTGGCCGGCTACGACGCGGACGATCCGCGCTCGCGCCGCCGTCGCGTGGCGTTCTCGCCGCCGGATTGGGAGCCGGGCAACCTGCGCGCGGGTTTCCTGCCCGACCTGGCTGCCATCGGTGTCGAGCAGGACGTGATCGACGTGTTCGAGGCTGCCCTGGCGCGCCTGCAGGGTGAACTGGGCGAGCGCCGCCAGGTCGATTTCTCGGACTGGGATTTTGCCCGGACCCGACGGGCGGGCCTGCTGCTGATGGAAGCGGAGATGATCCATACCTTCGCCGCGGAACTGGCTGACGAGGCCTATCCGGTATCGGCGGGCTTCCGTGACATGGTCGGCTTCGCCACCCGCAAGTCGGCTGCCGACTATGCCGCCGCCGACGGCGTGCTGGATGCGGCCACCCTGAAGATGCGTCGCCTGTTCGCACAAGTGGACGTGCTGGTGCTACCGACCACGCCACAGGGTGCCTTTCCGCTAGATGGGCCGGTACCTGCTTCACAGGCAGACCTGTGTGGCTTTGCCAGCCTGGCGGGCTGCCCGGCGGTCAGTATTCCGATGGGCACGCTGGCCAACGGCATGCCGATCGGCATGCAGCTGGTCGGCGCACGTGGCTCGGATCTTCGCCTGCTGGAACTGGCGGCGGTGTGTGCCTCGTCGCTCGATGCGGAGCCCGCCTACCCGGTGGAACCCGCCTGA
- a CDS encoding glycosyltransferase family 2 protein → MVTGTQHVAILLATYNGTRHLAEQLDSIVAQTHTDWTIHASDDGSTDATLALLLTYRERLGAERMVLWQGPSAGYSRNFMSMLHREGVTGDYVAFSDQDDIWDAHKLETALLALAAVPPDKPALYGGRSRLIDEAGRPFGLSPLFGRRPSFANALVQSLAGGNTMLLNRRARDLMCRAPASARVVSHDWWAYLVVSGAGGRVVYDREPTLGYRQHADNIIGSNAGLGARLRRMADMVGGRHREWNEANVALLSNMRDALGDDERARFDHFARGRATWLLPRLWHFACAGLYRQTAIGNAGLLLAAALGRL, encoded by the coding sequence ATGGTTACGGGGACGCAGCATGTCGCCATCCTCCTCGCCACCTACAATGGCACCCGCCACCTCGCCGAGCAACTCGACTCCATCGTTGCCCAGACCCATACGGACTGGACGATTCACGCCTCCGACGACGGCTCCACCGACGCGACGCTCGCCCTCCTGTTGACCTATCGCGAGCGGCTCGGCGCGGAGCGCATGGTGCTCTGGCAGGGCCCCAGCGCCGGTTACTCGCGCAACTTCATGTCGATGCTGCATCGCGAAGGCGTAACGGGCGACTACGTGGCGTTCAGCGACCAGGACGACATATGGGATGCGCACAAGCTGGAGACCGCGCTTCTCGCGCTCGCCGCGGTGCCGCCGGACAAACCGGCCCTGTACGGGGGCCGTTCGCGACTGATCGACGAGGCGGGCCGGCCATTCGGCCTTTCACCCCTGTTCGGCCGTCGTCCGTCGTTCGCCAATGCCCTGGTACAAAGCCTCGCCGGTGGCAACACCATGCTGCTCAACCGTCGCGCGCGCGACCTGATGTGTCGCGCACCGGCGTCTGCCCGCGTGGTCTCGCACGACTGGTGGGCGTACCTGGTGGTCTCGGGTGCCGGAGGTCGGGTGGTCTACGACCGAGAGCCGACGCTGGGTTATCGCCAGCATGCCGATAACATCATCGGTTCGAATGCCGGACTGGGCGCTCGCCTGCGCCGCATGGCCGACATGGTGGGTGGCCGTCATCGCGAGTGGAACGAAGCCAACGTTGCCCTGCTGTCGAACATGCGCGATGCGCTGGGCGACGACGAACGCGCGCGCTTCGACCATTTCGCACGGGGCCGCGCCACTTGGTTGCTGCCGCGCCTGTGGCACTTCGCGTGCGCCGGCCTTTACCGACAGACCGCCATCGGCAATGCGGGGCTGCTGCTGGCCGCGGCGCTGGGCCGGCTGTGA